The proteins below come from a single Gossypium raimondii isolate GPD5lz chromosome 2, ASM2569854v1, whole genome shotgun sequence genomic window:
- the LOC105789269 gene encoding TMV resistance protein N-like: MAVSEISRCSYHVFLSFRGEDTRRSFTDHLYTALVHLGIQTFRDDEEIERGNNIKDEIEKAILHRSKISIVVFSKNYAASTWCLNELVMILEHKKSSKHIVLPVFYDVDPSQVKNQTGSYAEAFTQHEQNFESMVQTWRNALKEVADIRGMVLLDSWNRFSRDTN; this comes from the exons atggcAGTGTCAGAAATCTCGCGATGTAGTTATCATGTATTCTTGAGTTTTAGAGGTGAAGATACGCGCAGAAGTTTCACGGATCATCTTTACACAGCTTTGGTGCACTTGGGAATTCAAACATTTAGAGATGATGAGGAAATCGAGAGAGGGAATAAcataaaagatgaaattgaaaaagcaATACTACACCGCTCCAAAATTTCTATCGTTGTTTTCTCAAAGAATTATGCTGCATCCACATGGTGTCTTAACGAACTTGTAATGATATTGGAGCACAAGAAATCCTCTAAACATATTGTGTTGCCAGTTTTCTATGATGTGGATCCGAGTCAAGTCAAGAACCAGACGGGAAGTTATGCAGAAGCATTTACCCAACACGAACAAAACTTCGAGTCCATGGTACAAACATGGAGGAATGCTTTGAAAGAAGTTGCGGATATAAGAGGCATGGTTCTACTGGACAG TTGGAATAGATTCTCTCGTGACACAAATTAA